The following proteins come from a genomic window of Macaca fascicularis isolate 582-1 chromosome 8, T2T-MFA8v1.1:
- the LOC102117659 gene encoding neutrophil defensin 1 has translation MRTLVILAAILLVALQAQAEPLQARTDEATAAQEQIPTDNPEVVVSLAWDESLAPKDSVPGLRKNMACYCRIPACLAGERRYGTCFYLGRVWAFCC, from the exons ATGAGGACCCTCGTCATCCTTGCTGCCATTCTCCTGGTGGCCCTGCAGGCCCAGGCTGAGCCACTCCAGGCAAGAACTGACGAGGCTACTGCAGCCCAGGAGCAGATTCCAACAGACAACCCAGAAGTGGTTGTTTCCCTTGCCTGGGATGAAAGCTTGGCTCCAAAGGATTCAG TCCCAGGCTTAAGGAAAAACATGGCCTGCTATTGCAGAATACCAGCGTGCTTAGCAGGAGAACGTCGCTATGGAACCTGCTTCTACCTGGGAAGAGTCTGGGCATTCTGCTGCTGA